TGATACCTCTGTTGCCATAAAATGGCTGAAAGATACTTATGGCTGTGAGGTTATTGCCTTTTGTGCTGATCTCGGTCAGGGGGAAGACCTTGAATCCATAAAAGGAAAAGCATTAAAAACAGGTGCTTCTAAGGTATATGTAATGGATTTAAAAGAAGAGTTTGTGAAAGATTACATATTTCCTATGTTAAGGGCTAATGCGATTTATGAAGGCACTTACCTGTTGGGCACTTCAATAGCAAGGCCGCTCATTGCAAAAAAACAGATAGAGATAGCAGAGATGGAGGGGGCTGATGCTGTTGCCCATGGCGCAACAGGTAAGGGAAATGACCAGGTAAGATTTGAGCTTACCTATTATGCACTCAAGCCAGATGTAAAAGTTATTGCACCCTGGAGACAGTGGTCATTTAATTCGAGGCAGTCGCTTATTGATTACGCAACAGCCCAGGGTATTGCTGTGACTGCTACAAAAGAAAAGCCATACAGCATTGACAGAAATATCTTTCATATTAGCTATGAAGGCGGAGTTCTGGAAGACCCATGGGCCGAACCACCTGCTGATATGTATACTTTAATAGTTGCGCCTGAGAAGGCACCTGATGTGGCTACATATATTGAGATAGGCTACGAGGATGGCAATCCCGTTTCTATTAATGGCAGGAGGCTTTCTCCGGCAGGGCTTTTATCAAAACTTAATACCATTGGAGGCGAAAACGGCATTGGCAGAATGGATACTGTTGAGAATAGATTTGTCGGGATAAAGTCCAGGGGTATTTATGAAACCCCGGGTGGGACTATCCTTCATATTGCCCACAGGGCACTTGAATCTATAACACTTGACAGGGAAGTTATGCACCTGAGGGATTCCCTGATAACGAAATATTCTGAACTGGTGTATTATGGGTACTGGTTTTCACCTGAGAGGCAGATGCTTCAGGGCCTTATAGATGACTCACAGAAGGGGGTTACAGGAACGGTAAGGGTTAAGCTATATAAGGGCAACTGTTTTGTAGTTGGCAGAAAAGCCCCTGAGTCCCTTTACCACCAGGGCCTGGCCACCTTTGATGCCGGAGAGGCCTTTGACCATAAGGATGCAGAGGGTTTTATAAAACTCAATGCCCTCAGGCTGAAACTAAAGAAAATTCAAAATGCAAAATGAAAAATGCAAAATCAAGGTAGAGGTGAGGGACCTTAGATATTGGCTTGCCTTGAACTTTGTAAATGATATAGGGCCCGTACTTACCCGTCGACTTTTATCTGCTTTTGGAAATCCTGAAAATATCTTTGGGATGACCGCGAATGAGCTTGTGAAGGTTGAGGGCATCGGCGAAAATAAAGTTAAAGGGATTATTGGTTTCAGGGAATGGGACAGGGTTGACAGAGAAATTGATAGGGCAGCAAAAAACAAAGCGAATTTGATTACGATGGCTGATAAGTCCTATCCTCAAATGTTAAGGCATCTTCCTGACGCTCCCATTGTTCTATATGTTAAAGGGGAGATAAGAGACGATGACAAATACGCTATTGCTATGGTCGGTTCACGACTTCCTACGGATTATGGTCTTTCTGTGGCAGAAAAAATGAGTAGCGCAATAGCATCCTATGGACTCACGGTTGTAAGCGGTATGGCAAGGGGAATAGATGCC
Above is a window of Nitrospirota bacterium DNA encoding:
- a CDS encoding argininosuccinate synthase translates to MKINKVVLAYSGGLDTSVAIKWLKDTYGCEVIAFCADLGQGEDLESIKGKALKTGASKVYVMDLKEEFVKDYIFPMLRANAIYEGTYLLGTSIARPLIAKKQIEIAEMEGADAVAHGATGKGNDQVRFELTYYALKPDVKVIAPWRQWSFNSRQSLIDYATAQGIAVTATKEKPYSIDRNIFHISYEGGVLEDPWAEPPADMYTLIVAPEKAPDVATYIEIGYEDGNPVSINGRRLSPAGLLSKLNTIGGENGIGRMDTVENRFVGIKSRGIYETPGGTILHIAHRALESITLDREVMHLRDSLITKYSELVYYGYWFSPERQMLQGLIDDSQKGVTGTVRVKLYKGNCFVVGRKAPESLYHQGLATFDAGEAFDHKDAEGFIKLNALRLKLKKIQNAK